In Calditerricola satsumensis, the following are encoded in one genomic region:
- a CDS encoding ATP-grasp domain-containing protein, with amino-acid sequence MNVYAQILVDEARRRGIRVDILDDDLGLFRLTHGGVSVVCRESLTERTSAIAFLLCDDKRLTRRTLAQAGFCVPRQRDARTLEHAQEALRAWGRVVVKPARGEQGRGITVDVTDEATLARAWERARAVCPDVIVEEYVAGRDLRIIVIGHRFVAAAERRPAAVTGDGRSTVGELVARRNEELVQRTGGECRIPEDEARRVARQAGYSWDDVLPAGVNLPVTKTANVHTGGTIHDVTDQVSPALRAVAEEASRVLNIPVVGFDFIVPDPAGTDYVILEANERPGLANHEPQPTAERFIDFLFPETAKVANGEQNPAVSSTGIS; translated from the coding sequence GTGAACGTCTACGCGCAGATACTGGTCGACGAAGCGCGGCGCCGCGGCATTCGCGTCGACATTCTCGACGACGACCTCGGGCTGTTCCGCCTCACCCACGGCGGCGTCTCCGTCGTCTGCCGGGAATCGCTAACAGAACGGACAAGCGCCATTGCCTTTCTGCTATGTGACGACAAGCGCCTGACGCGCCGCACCCTCGCCCAGGCCGGCTTTTGCGTTCCCCGGCAGCGCGACGCGCGCACGCTGGAACATGCCCAGGAGGCTCTACGCGCGTGGGGGCGTGTCGTGGTCAAACCGGCCCGCGGCGAGCAGGGGCGCGGCATCACCGTCGACGTGACGGACGAGGCGACGCTTGCACGGGCGTGGGAACGCGCGCGGGCGGTGTGCCCCGATGTGATCGTGGAAGAGTACGTCGCAGGCCGCGATTTGCGCATCATCGTCATCGGCCACCGCTTCGTCGCCGCCGCCGAGCGCCGGCCGGCGGCGGTGACGGGCGACGGCCGGTCCACAGTGGGAGAACTGGTCGCGCGACGAAACGAAGAGCTGGTCCAGCGGACAGGCGGCGAATGCCGCATCCCCGAGGACGAAGCGCGACGCGTCGCACGCCAAGCGGGCTATTCCTGGGACGACGTGCTCCCCGCGGGCGTGAATCTTCCCGTGACCAAGACAGCAAATGTCCACACCGGCGGCACGATCCACGACGTGACCGATCAGGTTTCCCCTGCTCTGCGCGCCGTGGCCGAAGAGGCCAGCCGTGTGCTGAACATCCCCGTCGTCGGCTTCGATTTCATCGTCCCCGACCCTGCCGGCACCGACTACGTCATCCTCGAAGCCAATGAGCGGCCAGGCCTGGCTAACCACGAGCCGCAGCCGACGGCGGAGCGGTTCATCGACTTTCTGTTCCCGGAAACGGCCAAAGTGGCCAACGGAGAGCAAAATCCCGCCGTTTCCTCGACGGGAATCTCCTGA
- a CDS encoding GNAT family N-acetyltransferase produces MANRAAAFRERLKRFNTPSMRSWDRPPAWRTAGMKRNVALDCGWGRLIFGQTFADHESIIRLFQSEPEGRRDLAIYVPDHHVLVARAPDLLFVDPSYTYRLWLHADRIEPVRLSSRFLIRFLRDERDAEQVNRLYARCGMIPSPVETILRNQHTRVFSYFVAEDRLDNTVVGTIMGVDHREAFGDPDNGASFWCLAVDPLRQAKGLGRALISHLLDSYRARGRHYVDLSVLYDNRKAIRLYRSMGFRRIPVYVVKRKNALNRPFYKGGPKR; encoded by the coding sequence ATGGCCAACCGAGCGGCAGCGTTCCGCGAGCGGCTCAAACGGTTTAACACGCCGTCGATGCGCAGCTGGGATCGGCCGCCCGCCTGGCGCACCGCCGGCATGAAGCGAAACGTCGCCCTCGACTGCGGGTGGGGTCGGCTCATCTTCGGCCAGACCTTCGCCGACCATGAGTCCATCATTCGCCTGTTCCAATCGGAACCCGAGGGCAGGCGGGATCTGGCCATCTACGTTCCCGACCACCACGTGCTCGTCGCCCGCGCCCCCGACCTGCTGTTCGTTGACCCGTCCTATACGTACCGCCTGTGGCTGCACGCCGACCGCATTGAGCCGGTGCGCCTCTCCTCCCGCTTCCTCATCCGCTTCCTGCGCGACGAGCGGGATGCCGAGCAGGTGAACCGCCTGTACGCCCGCTGCGGGATGATTCCCAGCCCCGTGGAAACGATCCTGCGCAACCAGCACACGCGGGTGTTCAGCTACTTCGTGGCCGAAGATCGCCTCGACAACACCGTTGTCGGCACGATCATGGGCGTCGACCACCGTGAGGCCTTCGGCGATCCCGACAACGGGGCCAGCTTCTGGTGCCTCGCCGTCGACCCGCTGCGGCAGGCCAAGGGGCTCGGCCGCGCGCTGATAAGCCATTTGCTTGACAGCTACCGGGCCCGAGGCCGGCACTACGTTGACCTCTCCGTGCTGTACGACAACCGCAAAGCGATTCGCCTGTACCGCTCCATGGGCTTTCGACGCATACCGGTGTACGTGGTGAAGCGCAAAAACGCGCTCAACCGACCCTTTTATAAGGGAGGGCCGAAACGGTGA
- a CDS encoding N-acetylglutaminylglutamine amidotransferase: MCGICGSVGFDERGAAVETLQPMLAQLAQRGPDHEGRWTDGTVALGHRRLSIIDLSPAGNQPMVDEKRQLVVTYNGEIYNYRELRRDLEGRGYRFASSSDTEVLLKAYDAWGDDFVKRLYGMFAFCLYDRKRGRVVLGRDRLGIKPLYYVHTPERLVFASTLPALVAAGVVDFDLSPEALHHYLTFHAIVPAPRTLFRNVHKLEPATLLVVERDGRTTKRRYWDVAFERGPAQSEEEWIERLLDTLRTAVKRRLVSDVPVGALLSGGVDSSLIVALMAEEASGPLRTYTIGFDDVAGEEGNEFRYSNQIVERFGTEHRNIYVTQRELLDHLVPCIAAMSEPMVSHDCVAFYLLSREVSKETKVVLSGQGADEVFAGYHWYPKIHAGTGDPVERYRRAFFDRDDAEVREALDPAYHADGDVSLAYVRDHFARPGADEAVNRALRLDTTVMLVDDPVKRVDNMTMAWGLEARVPFLDHDLVEMAAQIPPTLKLTRGGKGILKRAAERLIPREVIYRKKGYFPVPALKYLRGPFLAFAHDVLTSSRARSRALFRRAYVDRLLADPEQHLTVLGGSKLWQLTVLECWLQQMEAIRNGQPSGSVPRAAQTV, encoded by the coding sequence ATGTGCGGCATTTGTGGGAGCGTAGGGTTTGACGAACGCGGCGCGGCGGTCGAAACCCTGCAGCCGATGCTGGCACAGCTGGCGCAGCGCGGCCCCGACCACGAAGGGCGCTGGACGGACGGGACCGTGGCGCTGGGGCACCGGCGGCTCAGCATCATCGACCTGTCGCCTGCCGGAAACCAGCCGATGGTGGATGAAAAGCGGCAACTCGTGGTCACGTACAACGGCGAGATCTACAATTACCGCGAGCTGCGCCGCGATCTGGAAGGCCGCGGCTACCGCTTCGCGTCGAGCAGCGACACCGAGGTCCTTCTCAAGGCCTATGATGCATGGGGGGACGACTTTGTCAAGCGGCTGTACGGGATGTTCGCCTTTTGCCTGTACGACCGGAAAAGAGGCCGCGTGGTCCTCGGACGCGACCGCCTCGGCATCAAGCCCCTGTATTATGTGCACACGCCGGAGCGGCTCGTCTTCGCCTCGACCCTTCCCGCCCTTGTCGCCGCCGGGGTCGTCGATTTCGACCTGTCCCCTGAGGCGCTGCACCATTACCTGACGTTTCACGCCATCGTGCCGGCTCCTCGCACCCTTTTTCGCAATGTTCACAAATTGGAACCGGCCACCCTTCTGGTGGTCGAACGGGATGGGCGCACCACGAAGCGCCGCTACTGGGACGTGGCCTTCGAGCGCGGACCGGCGCAATCCGAAGAAGAATGGATCGAGCGGCTCCTCGACACCCTGCGCACCGCCGTCAAGCGGCGGCTGGTGAGCGATGTGCCCGTTGGCGCCCTTCTCAGCGGCGGCGTCGACTCCAGCCTGATCGTGGCCCTGATGGCCGAGGAAGCCTCCGGACCGCTCCGGACCTACACCATCGGCTTCGACGACGTGGCCGGGGAGGAGGGGAACGAGTTTCGCTACAGCAACCAAATCGTGGAGCGGTTCGGCACCGAACACCGCAACATCTACGTGACCCAGCGGGAGCTGCTGGACCATCTCGTTCCGTGCATCGCCGCCATGTCCGAGCCGATGGTCAGCCACGACTGCGTGGCGTTCTACCTGCTGTCGCGGGAAGTGAGCAAAGAAACGAAGGTCGTCCTTTCCGGACAGGGAGCCGACGAGGTGTTTGCCGGCTACCACTGGTACCCCAAGATCCATGCGGGCACCGGCGACCCCGTCGAGCGGTACCGGCGCGCCTTTTTCGACCGCGACGACGCTGAGGTGCGGGAGGCGCTCGACCCCGCCTACCACGCCGACGGTGACGTTTCCCTGGCCTACGTGCGCGACCACTTCGCGCGTCCCGGCGCGGACGAGGCTGTCAACCGGGCCCTGCGGCTCGACACAACGGTCATGCTCGTCGACGACCCCGTCAAGCGCGTTGACAACATGACGATGGCCTGGGGCCTCGAAGCGCGGGTGCCGTTCCTCGACCACGACCTCGTCGAGATGGCGGCGCAGATCCCGCCAACGCTGAAGCTGACAAGGGGCGGCAAGGGCATCCTCAAGCGGGCCGCCGAGCGGCTCATCCCCCGCGAGGTGATTTACCGCAAGAAGGGCTACTTCCCCGTGCCCGCGCTCAAGTACCTGCGCGGCCCGTTCCTCGCCTTCGCCCACGACGTGCTGACATCGTCGCGCGCCCGCTCCCGCGCCCTTTTTCGCCGCGCATACGTCGACCGGCTCCTCGCCGATCCGGAGCAACACCTGACCGTCCTCGGCGGCAGCAAGCTGTGGCAGCTCACCGTGCTGGAATGCTGGCTTCAGCAGATGGAGGCGATCCGCAATGGCCAACCGAGCGGCAGCGTTCCGCGAGCGGCTCAAACGGTTTAA